Proteins found in one Terribacillus sp. DMT04 genomic segment:
- a CDS encoding amidase, with amino-acid sequence MEGKSVRELVTEIKNKEISPVEVASYYMEQTEKLNGDINAFVTMNNNLLADAKEAEAAVMRGDRTGLLHGIPVGIKDLTPVKGMRTTFGSPAAKDFIADRDATIVKRLRQAGALIMGKTNTPEFGHKGTTDNLVFGATVNPWDHTKTAGGSSGGSAAAVAAGMVPLAEGSDGGGSIRIPASLCGIFGFKPTYGRIPMDNNLNNVFGSSDPFVNHGPLSKKPDDSAMFLEAVQGPSATDPFSLPLLDKHIGSSYLEEQAKGLRIAYTPDFGMYAVDPEVRKVVEATFDHWRALGMSVEVVDLNFDMDRHQFNGFFTSMWYAASAAGSAKLLEEHPEWVSDSYREMIEKGKPLMASEYRAYERNRTTVWNRLQTVLQDYDLVLSPTLAVPAFDYHLLGPSVIDGQVVKEDADWMMTHAYNVTGLPSASLPAGLSRNGLPIGMQIAANRFEDARVLRAAQAYMDAYPLT; translated from the coding sequence GTGGAAGGCAAATCAGTACGAGAACTAGTGACAGAGATTAAAAATAAAGAAATCTCTCCAGTCGAGGTTGCTTCCTATTATATGGAGCAGACGGAAAAATTGAACGGAGACATCAATGCTTTCGTTACGATGAACAATAATTTGCTTGCTGATGCGAAGGAAGCGGAAGCGGCCGTGATGCGTGGTGATCGTACCGGTTTGCTGCATGGCATACCAGTCGGCATTAAAGATTTAACGCCAGTAAAAGGAATGCGGACTACTTTTGGGTCCCCAGCAGCCAAAGACTTTATTGCTGATCGAGACGCAACGATTGTGAAGCGACTTCGCCAGGCAGGTGCACTCATTATGGGCAAAACGAATACACCTGAATTCGGCCATAAAGGGACGACAGATAATTTAGTGTTTGGCGCTACGGTAAATCCTTGGGATCACACGAAAACAGCCGGAGGCTCCAGCGGCGGTTCTGCTGCTGCTGTAGCTGCAGGCATGGTGCCGCTGGCAGAAGGAAGCGATGGCGGAGGATCCATTCGTATACCTGCCAGTCTCTGCGGTATTTTCGGATTTAAGCCAACATATGGCCGCATTCCAATGGATAATAATCTGAACAATGTTTTCGGATCTAGTGATCCTTTCGTTAATCATGGGCCGCTCTCCAAGAAACCAGATGACAGTGCTATGTTCTTAGAAGCAGTACAAGGACCGTCTGCAACTGACCCGTTCAGCCTGCCGTTATTAGACAAGCATATTGGTTCTTCCTATTTAGAGGAACAAGCAAAAGGCCTTCGTATTGCATATACACCGGATTTCGGCATGTATGCAGTTGATCCGGAGGTGCGAAAGGTAGTCGAAGCAACCTTTGATCACTGGCGGGCTCTCGGAATGTCAGTTGAAGTTGTTGACCTTAACTTTGATATGGATCGCCATCAGTTTAATGGATTTTTTACAAGCATGTGGTATGCTGCTTCTGCAGCAGGCAGTGCGAAGCTGCTTGAAGAACATCCTGAATGGGTGTCTGACTCCTATCGCGAGATGATCGAAAAAGGCAAGCCGTTAATGGCTTCTGAATACCGCGCTTATGAACGCAATCGGACTACCGTTTGGAACCGACTCCAAACTGTGCTTCAAGATTACGATTTGGTGCTCTCACCAACTTTAGCTGTACCGGCTTTTGATTATCACTTACTCGGACCATCTGTAATTGACGGACAAGTTGTGAAGGAAGATGCAGATTGGATGATGACGCATGCATATAACGTCACAGGTCTTCCATCCGCTTCACTTCCTGCTGGTTTGTCCCGAAACGGTTTGCCTATCGGCATGCAGATCGCCGCAAACAGATTTGAAGATGCTCGTGTCCTGCGCGCCGCACAAGCCTATATGGATGCCTATCCACTTACTTAA
- a CDS encoding Na+/H+ antiporter family protein → MNAVVIGVILVLILSLLRVNVVFSLICGAIAGGLVGGLGTDGTLTAFTDGVGGGAEVALSYAMLGGFAVAIASTGLPEAMVRGIISISGKKETAYSKKRSRALVLILILLMACLSQNAIPVHIAFIPLLIPPLLSILNDLKIDRRLTATILTFGLVTPYMSLPVGYGEIFQGLVASNITSNGLEVTSNQVTKAMIFPACGMIIGLLIALFTYRKPRVYEDRELPVPDEVKKENSQFKVRTLIFSILAIVAALSVQIWTDSMIFGALAGIVVLYATGTLKWKEADSILTNGMRLMAFIGFVMIAASGFANVIGETGDVEGLVESAANAINGSQALGALLMLVVGLLVTMGIGSSFSTIPVIATIFVPLATELGFSPLAVIALVGTAGALGDAGSPASDSTLGPTAGLNADGQHNHIWDSVVPTFLHYNLPVIALGWIAAMVL, encoded by the coding sequence GTGAACGCAGTAGTGATTGGCGTTATTTTAGTACTAATTTTAAGTTTGTTACGAGTCAATGTAGTTTTCTCTCTTATATGCGGAGCAATTGCTGGTGGCTTGGTCGGCGGTCTTGGTACAGATGGCACTTTAACCGCCTTTACAGACGGAGTTGGCGGAGGAGCTGAAGTTGCCCTTAGTTATGCTATGCTAGGCGGGTTCGCTGTGGCAATTGCTAGTACAGGACTGCCAGAAGCAATGGTTCGCGGCATCATTTCTATTAGCGGAAAAAAAGAGACGGCATATTCCAAGAAACGCTCCCGAGCACTTGTGCTGATTTTAATCTTACTTATGGCGTGTTTATCTCAGAATGCGATTCCCGTGCATATTGCATTTATCCCATTACTCATTCCACCATTGTTGAGCATTCTGAATGACCTAAAGATTGACCGGCGTTTAACAGCAACTATACTGACTTTTGGTCTCGTGACGCCTTACATGTCTCTGCCAGTCGGTTACGGCGAAATATTCCAAGGGCTTGTGGCGAGTAATATCACGTCGAATGGTCTTGAAGTTACTTCTAATCAAGTTACCAAAGCAATGATTTTTCCAGCATGCGGTATGATAATTGGATTGTTAATCGCACTCTTTACTTATCGGAAGCCTCGTGTTTATGAAGACAGGGAGCTGCCGGTTCCAGATGAAGTGAAAAAGGAAAACAGCCAATTTAAAGTACGTACATTAATTTTTTCTATACTTGCTATCGTTGCGGCATTGTCTGTTCAAATTTGGACGGATTCGATGATCTTTGGTGCACTTGCCGGGATTGTAGTTTTATATGCAACAGGTACATTGAAGTGGAAGGAAGCAGATAGCATCCTGACGAACGGAATGCGGCTTATGGCATTTATCGGTTTCGTCATGATTGCTGCTTCTGGTTTTGCAAATGTTATTGGAGAAACAGGCGATGTCGAAGGTTTAGTTGAGAGTGCGGCAAACGCTATAAACGGCAGCCAAGCATTAGGAGCACTATTAATGCTAGTAGTCGGGCTTCTTGTGACAATGGGGATTGGCTCATCCTTCTCCACAATTCCGGTTATTGCCACTATTTTCGTACCATTAGCTACCGAATTAGGATTCAGTCCGCTTGCAGTGATTGCTTTAGTTGGAACAGCTGGAGCATTAGGAGATGCGGGATCTCCGGCATCTGATTCCACGCTTGGACCAACTGCAGGACTGAACGCAGACGGGCAGCACAATCATATTTGGGACAGTGTTGTTCCAACCTTCTTGCATTATAACTTGCCAGTCATTGCCCTTGGCTGGATTGCTGCAATGGTTCTCTGA